The Myroides phaeus DNA segment CGCCATCTTCCAACGTAGATACAATGTTTATATCTTTTAAGGGAACCTCAACAGTTTGATCCTTAGAATCTTTTACAAATAATGTTTTCTTAACAAGATTGACTGCCATTTCCTTGTTGTGTGTGTCAAAGCCTTCCAGGTTTTTCACGTCTTCTGAATTGATTAGACGTACCCATTGACCACCCATCCAATAATAGTAACCTGCTGGTAAAGTACCTTTCGTACCAAGGTTATAGACCAACAAACTTTCTGCTGCTTTTCCACCAGCAAATGAGGCACTACTTTTTAGATCAGTTAAATTAATCCTTGGGATTAACAAACCTCTATCTGCATCTGAAGTTGCAGCAATATCTAACATTGAAGAAGCAGCCGGTCTTTCTATTCCGATACCTACCTGCCCAAATGTATAGCCTGATAAAAGTAATGCAGATAATAATGTGATTTTTCTGTTCATAATATTTTATTTAGAGGTTTTTTTCATTTCCCAATACCGTTTTGAAGTAATGTTTTTGAAAAAAGATTTTTGATTTTGATTTGAATAATTATTACAAAACAATACAACTTGTTTTGTGTTTATGTACTAATAATTTTTAGTACGTAAATTTGGATTTACATAAACTGAACATTCTGTAGGAGTTAACGTAATAATTGCAGGATTTGACCTATACATTTCCTCTCCGTACGGCTCACCTTGCCCTCCGGTTATCCCCTTCATAGAGTATCTAACTTTTGCTCCATTTTTACTAAAATTATCTTTAGGTTGAAAACTAATAAGCATTGTTCTCGGATTATAACTCCACAATCCATTTTCATCAGAATAATGATGTCCATCACTCGATTCACCACCTTCTATTGGATAAAAAACAAATGAATTAGGATCTATAAGGTCACTTCCTGCTTTTGGATCTGAAATATGTCCACCATAAGCATAATCTCTTTCGAAAGGATAAAACTGAGACATAGTTGTTGTACAAACGTCAAAATCTTTATCTGTAGCAACTGCTGCATAAGGAACAGAAATCAATAAGTTACGAATCATATGAACATCCGTTCTCCCTCCTGTAATACCTGCGAAACCAACTTTCAATCGCTCTGGCACTGATGAATCTAATTCAAACTTCACATCTGGACCGGCTACATTCTGCAATTTTGCATCTGTTTCAAAATCACTATATTTTCCTTCTGCATTTTCATAATAAGTAATCTTCGTTTTATAGTGATAGCTATCAATTACAGTTGACAACTGATTTCCGTGTTGAATTTTTACACTTATATTAAATCCTCCTTCTTTATGAGGAATTAAACTAATAAAAGCTTTCCTAAACTTATCATCACTTTCATTATCCCCAACACCTCCATTTCGCAAGCTAAAAGAAGTATCTTTTGAAAAACTCGGACCAAAATTATAAGTACCATCATCATTTAATTCTCCACTACCATCTGTTTGGGTATCAGTTTTTAAAGTACTTACTGTTTTTAATACCGGATATCCACGATACCCCAACATAGCATCTCTGCCAGGTAATTTATATTCAGCTCCTCTTAAAGTAATATGACTTGGACCAGGTATATCTGATTTGGGTGATTTCCATTTATGTCCCTTAATTCCATTTATTCTTAGCTCATTACCAAAAACTTGATTTTTATAATTCCCTGACATATTTAATCCAACACCTAAATATGCTCCAGGTAAACCCTTTCGTCTATACTGTTTTTGAGCAGTCTCTGATGATCTATTAAATACATACCCCATAGAACGAGCCCCTGCTCCCATAAACATATCTTCATCCGGAATAGAACCATCGTATAAAAAAACAATGAAACCATCTGTACCATTAGGATCACTACCTCCATATACATTAAATTCAAAACTAATTTCTATACCATTACTTGAAGTAAAAGACATATCCTTCATTAAAATAGCACCAAATTGTCTTGATTTATTTGGGGTTAAAAACAATCCTTCAGTTGTAAAAGTTGCATTATTTGCCCCTTGTGGTAAATAAAGCCCCTGAGGCACATCAGTACCATCTTGAAGGGTTAAGAAAAAAGGAAAACTAACATTCGTATTTTGTGCCCATACATTTGATAAAGACACTAAAAAAACTATAATTATTGTTTTTATTTTATTCATGATCTAAGGTAAATATTAACACTATACAAGCGAAATCTCACAACAATTACCACTAATACAGATTAATTAAAATTAACATTAATAAAGCAAACAAACCAATATTATATACAATATATTATATTTTAATTAAAATATACAAAATATAAATTAACAACCAGATTGTAAATTTTACAATTAACAGAACTATTCCCCCTGAAAACAATCATCATACCAAAAAACAAAATATTTTATTCTTAACAGTTTTTTAATAAAAAAAATATAAAATACAACTATAGCCAACTCCTTTTAAAAAAGTGTAAAAACACCAAAAAAAAGAAGTACAACATCTAAATATTCCCATTTTATAACCGACTAAATAAAAAGAAATCTTTATTTAAAATGTAAAAAAAAATAAAAATCAAATAATTACTCAAATAAAGTGTACATAATTAAATGATCAAAAAACCTTTAAAAAGTTCCATTTACTATTGATTTATACAACTTTTTAAATTTTCAAAAAAATTACAATAATTCACTTTTTTTAAGTTTAACCATTGGCTTGAAAAAAACAATACATCTATATAATTCTACTCATAGAACCGCAAAAGATATTCGAGAATTTTGTAATAGAAGCGAATTATATTTTAAAAGTCTTTAAAAAAGACTGTGATAACTCAATTTTCACATCCTTAACAAAAAGGATATAATTAAATCAAATAACACACTATGTAAACAATTACCAATATTTACACATTTATACTTTAAAAAAGCACTTAATACACAACTAAAACACTTCTATTTTCTTTTTTGTTAAAAACAGCGAACTATATGTTTTATTGAGTAATCATTTGATTTAAGAAGATTTATTTAGCATATATTTGTAAGTAACACAAAACACCTAACAAATCCTTATTAACACCAATTCTTTAAAAATGGAAACTGTAAGTCTTAGAAAATCGTCTCAGATAGACGTTAACCAGCGTTATGATGAAATCTTGCTGATGCTTGCTGATGCAAAAAAAAGAGGGGAAAACTTCATAAAAGTAGAATATTTACCATATGAGCTTTATATGAAACTAATCGAACACAACTACGTAATTCAAAAAATGAAACAACGTGTGTATTCCTTTCTGTTTTTGAAGAAAACAATCAAGTATTATTATATTTATCAACAAACTACCAATTAATATTTTAGCCAAATATTTATGTTGATAATAACAATAGTATTTAGTTTAAACTAAAACTATTTTCAAGAATAGTATATATTCCTTACTAACGCGAAAAGCCTGAATTTCCACTCAGGCTTTTTTTATTCTACTCAATTCGATTGAGTACTTTTTGGATATATGCGTAATAATCTCCTTTGAGATTTTTTATTGAATCTTCCACTTGCCTTTTTAAAACCCACTTATTTAGCAAGGCAATTTCTTCTAAACAAGCGATTTTTAAACTTGTTCGCTTTTCTAATGTTTTAACGAATTCCGTGGCTTCTGTCAATGATTCGTGAGTACCAGTATCTAACCAAGCAAAACCACGTCCCATCGGAATCAACTTTAATTGCTCTTGCTTAAGATATTTAAGATTCAAGTCAGTTATTTCTATTTCACCTCTTTTTGAAGGCTTTATATCTTTAGCTTTTTGAACGACAGAATTAGGATAGAAATATAACCCAACGACTGCATAGTTTGATTTAGGTAAAGCGGGCTTTTCTTCAATTGATATCACATTCCCTTCTTTATCAAAATCAACTACCCCATATCGTTCTGGATCGTCAACATAATAACCAAAAACAACAGCTTTCTGATCTTCTGTAACTATGCGAATTGATTCCTTTAACATTACTTGTAAACCTGCACCATAAAAAATATTATCTCCTAATATCAAACAGACATCATCGTTTCCTATAAACTCCTTACCAATTATAAAAGCTTGTGCTAATCCGTCAGGATTTGGTTGCTCTGCATAACTTAGTGAAATTCCCAATTGACTACCATCTCCAAATAAGTTTTTAAAGTTTGGTAAATCTCTTGGTGTAGATATAATTAAAATTTCCCTTATCCCTGCCAACATCAATACTGACAATGGATAATAAATCATTGGCTTATCATAAATAGGCAACAATTGCTTAGACACCGCCAATGTTAAGGGGTGTAATCGCGTTCCTGCTCCACCTGCTAATATTATTCCTTTCATTCGTGATTTTATTTTTTTAGACGCAAAGTATTGCATCTTTATATTGTGTCAAACGAAAACAATTAACTTTTACATTTCTGTAAACCGTTAACAGTAACCCTTTATTTATACTGTTCTTTATAGTAATCTGCATAAGCACCACTGGTTACATTCTCTAACCACTGTTGATTATTCATATACCACTCTATTGTTTTTGCTAATCCTTCTGGGAACGTAACAGATGGTTTCCATCCTAATTCCTTATTGATTTTAGTTGCGTCAATGGCATAGCGTAAGTCGTGCCCTGGTCTGTCTTTCACATACGTAATCAACTGCTCACTTTCTCCTACTTCACGACCTAATACTGTGTCCATTTGTTTACATAACTCACGAACTAAGTCGATGTTTTGCCATTCGTTGAATCCACCAATATTATATGTTTCCGCATTTCCTCCTTTGTGAAATACATCGTCTATCGCTCTTGCGTGGTCTATTACATACAACCAATCACGAGTATATTTTCCATTTCCGTAAATAGGCAATGGTTTTTTATTGATGATATTGTGAATACACAGGGGAATCAACTTTTCTGGAAAGTGGTTTGGTCCGTAGTTATTAGAGCAATTACTAATTACATACGGCATACCATACGTTTCTCCATACGCACGTACAAAGTGATCTGAACTTGCTTTAGAGGCTGAATAAGGCGAATTTGGATCATAAGCTGTTGTTTCATAAAAGAAACCTGTTTCTCCTAACGAGCCATATACTTCATCTGTACTAACGTGGTAAAAACGCTTTCCTTCAAAATTACCTTGCCAAAGACCTTTAAATGCCTGTAATAAATTAACCGTACCGATTACATTTGTTCTCACAAATGCCAACGGATCTGTAATTGATCTATCTACGTGAGATTCTGCTGCCAGGTGAATAACCCCATCAAATTGTTCTTGTTGAAACAATTCATTGATAAATTGCTCATCTGTAATATCTCCTTTTACAAACGTATAGTTTGGTGCATTTTCAATGTCTCTCAGATTTTCTAAATTACCTGCATACGTCAAGGCATCCAAATTATATATTTGGTAATTAGGATAGTTCAATACGAACTGTCTTACTACGTGTGAACCGATAAATCCAGCTCCTCCTGTGATTACAATCTTTTTCATTAGTTACTTCTTAATACCACAAAAATCTAAAACTACTTTATCATCAGTTAATTTTAATTCTTTAAACTCATTATGAGCAACTAAAAACACAATGATATCCGCTTTCTCAACAGCTACTTTATAGTCTGTTAATTTAAACACTTTGTGTTCGTGTACATTAGGCTCTACAATATACATATCCGCATCTCCTGAATCTTGCAATACACGTTCAGCGATATGAATAGCAGGAGACTCACGTAAATCATCGATATTTGGTTTAAATGCTAATCCCATAATCGCAATCACAGGTTGACGCCCTTTTGTCAATTCAAACTCTAAACGAGTTGTTTTTACTTTTTCAGCACACCAAAATGATTTATAATTATTAATCTCTCTTGCTTGTGCGATAATACGAGATTCCATAGGGAATTCAGAAACAATAAAATATGGATCTACTGCGATACAATGTCCTCCTACCCCACATCCTGGTTGTAAAATATTTACACGTGGATGTTTATTGGCTAATTCTATTAATTCCCAAACATTAATACCCGCTCTATCACAAATTAATGACAACTCATTTGCAAAGGCAATCTGAACATCACGAGAAGAGTTTTCTGTTAATTTACACATCTCAGCTGTACGTGCATTTGTTGGGTGTAATGTTCCTTGTACAAATTGACTGTAAAAAGCAATTGCTTTTTGAGTTGATTCTTCGTTCACTCCACCAATTACACGGTCATTGTGAACTAATTCGTGCATTACATTTCCTGGTAATACACGCTCAGGACAATATGCTAAATATATTTTTCCTTCTAATTCTGGTCTTTCTGTAAAAATGTATTCCATCATTTTTTCAGTTGTTCCAACAGGAGAAGTAGATTCTATAATATACAAATCACCTTCTTTTAACAAAGGCATAATAGCTGTAGTAGCAGCTTTTACATAAGAAATATCTGGCTCGTGATTTCCTTTAAAAGGAGTTGGAACTACGACTAAATATGTATTGGCTTCAATTGGTGTAGTAGCTGCTTTTAAATAACCTTCTGCTACAGCCTCAGCCACTGCCTTATCTAAATCTGGTTCTACAATGTGAATTTTACCTGCGTTAATTGTATCCACAACGTGTTGTGAAATATCAACTCCGTGAACTCCTATTTTATTTTGTGCAATCAAAGCAGAAGTTGGCAATCCGATGTACCCTAAACCAATTGTTACTACTTGTGTATTTTTCATTTGTATATAAAATCTTGTTTGTTGTATTTTTTTTCAAAAACGCAATGAATTGCGTCTGTTATAATTTAGCTATAAATTCTACAATGCGTTCACACGCTTTTCCATCTCCATAAGGATTGTGTAAAGCTGACATCGCTTGATAGCGCTTTTCATCTGTTAACAAGCTATTCACTTCGTTTACAATCTTAGCTTTATCCGTTCCTACTAAAATAACTGTTCCAGCTTCTACAGCTTCTGGACGTTCAGTAGTATCACGCATAACCAATACAGGTTTCCCTAAACTTGGCGCTTCTTCTTGTACCCCTCCACTATCGGTAATAATCATAAAACTTTGGTTCATTAACCATACAAATGATGGGTAAGCCAAAGGTGAGATTAATTGAATATTATCAATTCCTGATAAAATCTCATATACAGGTCCTTTTACATTTGGATTCAAATGTACAGGATAGATAATTTGTGCATCTTTATGTGTTAAAGCTATTTCTTTTAAGGCCTCACAAATGCGAATAAAACCATCTCCATGATTCTCTCTTCTGTGTCCTGTTACTAAAATCAACTTCTTATTGGGATCTACAATTGTTTTTAAATTGTCGATTTCTTCATTTTGTAAATCTTCAACGCGCTCTACACTTTCTAATAGTGCATCAATTACAGTATTTCCTGTAATTAAAATATCTTTTTCGGCAATATTTTCACGAAGTAGATTAGCACGAGAAGCCTCAGTTGGTGCAAAGTGATAATCTGTTACTCTACCCGTAATCTGTCTGTTGATTTCCTCTGGAAAAGGAGCACGTTTATTATGCGTACGCAATCCAGCTTCTACGTGACACACTTCTGCTCCACTATAAAAAGCAGCAATACTCGATGCCATTGTAGTAGTGGT contains these protein-coding regions:
- the rfbA gene encoding glucose-1-phosphate thymidylyltransferase RfbA, whose protein sequence is MKGIILAGGAGTRLHPLTLAVSKQLLPIYDKPMIYYPLSVLMLAGIREILIISTPRDLPNFKNLFGDGSQLGISLSYAEQPNPDGLAQAFIIGKEFIGNDDVCLILGDNIFYGAGLQVMLKESIRIVTEDQKAVVFGYYVDDPERYGVVDFDKEGNVISIEEKPALPKSNYAVVGLYFYPNSVVQKAKDIKPSKRGEIEITDLNLKYLKQEQLKLIPMGRGFAWLDTGTHESLTEATEFVKTLEKRTSLKIACLEEIALLNKWVLKRQVEDSIKNLKGDYYAYIQKVLNRIE
- the rfbB gene encoding dTDP-glucose 4,6-dehydratase, with protein sequence MKKIVITGGAGFIGSHVVRQFVLNYPNYQIYNLDALTYAGNLENLRDIENAPNYTFVKGDITDEQFINELFQQEQFDGVIHLAAESHVDRSITDPLAFVRTNVIGTVNLLQAFKGLWQGNFEGKRFYHVSTDEVYGSLGETGFFYETTAYDPNSPYSASKASSDHFVRAYGETYGMPYVISNCSNNYGPNHFPEKLIPLCIHNIINKKPLPIYGNGKYTRDWLYVIDHARAIDDVFHKGGNAETYNIGGFNEWQNIDLVRELCKQMDTVLGREVGESEQLITYVKDRPGHDLRYAIDATKINKELGWKPSVTFPEGLAKTIEWYMNNQQWLENVTSGAYADYYKEQYK
- the wecC gene encoding UDP-N-acetyl-D-mannosamine dehydrogenase, with the protein product MKNTQVVTIGLGYIGLPTSALIAQNKIGVHGVDISQHVVDTINAGKIHIVEPDLDKAVAEAVAEGYLKAATTPIEANTYLVVVPTPFKGNHEPDISYVKAATTAIMPLLKEGDLYIIESTSPVGTTEKMMEYIFTERPELEGKIYLAYCPERVLPGNVMHELVHNDRVIGGVNEESTQKAIAFYSQFVQGTLHPTNARTAEMCKLTENSSRDVQIAFANELSLICDRAGINVWELIELANKHPRVNILQPGCGVGGHCIAVDPYFIVSEFPMESRIIAQAREINNYKSFWCAEKVKTTRLEFELTKGRQPVIAIMGLAFKPNIDDLRESPAIHIAERVLQDSGDADMYIVEPNVHEHKVFKLTDYKVAVEKADIIVFLVAHNEFKELKLTDDKVVLDFCGIKK
- the wecB gene encoding non-hydrolyzing UDP-N-acetylglucosamine 2-epimerase — protein: MKKNLIVFGTRPEAIKMAPLVKEFKKHSDKFDTRVCVTAQHREMLDQVLAFFDIVPEYDMNLMKPNQNLYSLTGDIINGLKEVLEDFKPDYVYVHGDTTTTMASSIAAFYSGAEVCHVEAGLRTHNKRAPFPEEINRQITGRVTDYHFAPTEASRANLLRENIAEKDILITGNTVIDALLESVERVEDLQNEEIDNLKTIVDPNKKLILVTGHRRENHGDGFIRICEALKEIALTHKDAQIIYPVHLNPNVKGPVYEILSGIDNIQLISPLAYPSFVWLMNQSFMIITDSGGVQEEAPSLGKPVLVMRDTTERPEAVEAGTVILVGTDKAKIVNEVNSLLTDEKRYQAMSALHNPYGDGKACERIVEFIAKL